ACCAGAGCCGGGACCCGGTGTCGCCCTCCTCCACCCCGACCCAGGCCGGTGGTGTCGCGCTCTGCCGGGCCCAGGAGGCGAGCAGGGTGGTCTTGCCCCAACCGGCCGGCGCGCGGACCAGGGTGACCGGTCCAATCACCCCCTGCTCCAGCCGGTCCAGCAGGCGGGGCCGCAGCAGCAGCGGCTCCGGGAGCGCGGGCGGCGACAGCCGCGACGCCAGCAGCGGCGGCGCGCCCTCCACGGACGGCAGGCTCGCCGCGGACGGCGCGGTCTTCAAGGACGGCGCGGTCTCCGCGGACGGCGCGGTCTCCACGGACGGCGCGGTCTCCACGGACGGCGGGCTCGCCCTGACCGGCGCGGTCTCCCCGATCGGTGCACGCGACGGACCCGACGGCGCGTCGGTCACCCGGCTGCGCTGCTCCGGCATGCGGCCCCTCCCCGTCGTGCCCGCCCCCGTCGTGCCGGCAGCGGTTACCCGGCCCGGCCGGGTTCACCCCTTCAGGGCGAGCCGGCTTCCCCGGTGGCCCGGACGGTGGAGGGACGCGGGCGGCCGGCCCCGGCCGCCGGTGACCCGGGACGAGGCGAGGGGCGGGTGACACGGATGGGACGGCTGGCCGGTGGCGGGATCGCGGTGGCGGTGGCGGCCGCCGGGGCGGCGGCGGTACGGGCGCTGGTCGTACCCCGACGGGCGGCCTGGCCCCGGGCGGCCGGGCCGACCCGCGGCCCGGGCGGTGGCAGGTGGTCACCGTGGCGGGCCGGCCCGAGGACGTGCTCCCTGCCGGCCGGTGGCCCGAACCGCTGCGCCGGCTGGCCGGTGCGGTGGAGCTGCACGCCCGCCTCGGCGCCCGGCGGCCGCGGCACCGAACTGGCCGCCCGACCGCTGCGCGGTGAGGCGGAGCTGCCCGGCCCGGCCGCGCACCTGGTCGGCGACGATCCCGGCCTGTTCCTGCGGGAGACGCTGCGGCGGGCCAAGCAGCTCACCGAGACCGGCGAGGTGCTGCGCGCCGACCGCTCGCCGATGGACCGGCCGGAGGCGGCCGGGTGAGGGCGCTGTGCTGGACGGGCGTCGACGAGCTGGCCGTACGCGAGGTTCCCGACCCGGAGCTGCGCAACGCGCACGACATGATCGTCCGGGTACGGCGGAGCGCCACCTGCGGCGCGGACCTGGCGCTGCTCGCCGGGCGGACGCCCTTCCTGACCGCCGGTGACGTGCTCGGGCACGAGTTCCTCGGCGAGGTGGTCGAGGTAGGCCCGGAGGTGCGCCGACACCGGCCCGGGGACCGGGTGGTGGTCTGCGCGGCGGTCTCCTGCGGTGCCTGCTGGTTCTGCCGGCAGGGCCTCTTCGCCTGCTGCGACAACGGCAGCACCGGCACGGCGGCGACCGAGGCGGCCTGGGGGCAGCCCACCGGCGGCTGCTACGGCCACCCCGGCACGCTGGGCGGCTTCGCCGGCAGCCACGCCGAGTACGTCCGGGTGCCGTACGCCGACGTGGGCGCGTTCGGTGTGCCGGAGCCGGTCAGCGACGACCGGGCGGTGTTCGCCTCCGACGCCGCACCGACCGGCTGGATGGGTGCCGAACTCGGCGACGTCGGGCCCGGTGACGTGGTGGCGGTCTGGGGCGCGGGGGCGATCGGCCAGCTCACCGCCGGGGCGGCCCTGCTGCGCGGCGCGGAGCGGGTGATCGTCGTAGACCGGTACGACGACCGGCTGCGGATGGTCGAGCGGCACGTCGGCGCGGAACCGCTCAACTACCGGTACGTCGACGTCGCCGCCGAACTGCGGGAACGCAGCGGTGGCCGGGGGCCCGACGTGTGCGTGGAGGCCGTCGGCGGGGAGTCGGCACCACCGGGGCGGCTCGGCGGCGGGACGGACCGGCCGTTGGCGCTGCGCGAGGCGGTGCACGCCTGCCGCAAGGGCGGCACGGTGGTGGTCCTCGGCACCTGGACGGGTTTCGTGGACGCGTTCCCGCTCGGCGCGGTGATGAACAAGGGGCTGAGCGTGCGCAGTTCGCGGCAGCACGGGCAGCGGTGGATCCCGATGCTGCTGGACCGGATGGCCCGCGACGAGCTGCGTACCGAACATCTGGCCACCCACCGGCTGCCGCTGGAGCGGGGCGCCGACGGCTACGCGCTGTTCCGGGACCGGGCGGACGGGTGCGTGCGGGCGGTCTTCTCGCCCTGACCGGCGCGTCAGGTGGCACACTCGGCGGATGCCTGACGATCGCCCGTACGACCTCGTCCTGTTCGGCGCGACCGGCTTCACCGGCGCCCTCACCGCCGAGTACCTGGCCCGGCACGCCCCGGCCGGGCTGCGCTGGGCCCTGGCCGGCCGTAACCCGGGCAAACTGGCCGGCGTCCGGGACCGGCTCGCCGCGATCGACCCCGCGCTGGCCGAGCTGCCGCTGCTGACCGCCGACGTGACCGACCCGGCGTCGCTGCGCGCCGTCGCCGAGCAGGCCCGGGTGGTGGCCAGCACCGTCGGGCCGTACGTCCACCACGGGGAGCCGCTGGTCGCGGCCTGCGCCGCCGCCGGCACCGACTACCTGGACATCACCGGTGAGCCGGAGTTCGTCGACCTGATGTACGTGCGGCACCATGCCGAGGCGGTCCGCACCGGGGCCCGACTGGTGCACGCCTGCGGCTTCGACTCGATCCCGCACGACCTCGGCGTCTGGTACACCCTCAAGCAGCTGGACACGTCCGGTCCGGTCGCCGTGGACGGCTACGTCCGGGCCGGCGGGAAGTTCTCCGCCGGGACGTACCATTCGGCGCTCACCGCGTTCTCCCGCACCGGGGAGGCCAGCCGGGCGGCGAAGGAACGCCGGGCCGTCGAGCCGCGCCCCGAGGGGCGCCGGGTGCGGGCGGTGCCCGGCAAGGTGGGCCGGTCGAAGGAGATCGGCCGGTGGGCGGTGCCGCTGCCCACCATCGACCCGCAGGTGGTCCGCCGGTCGGCGGCGGCCTGCCCGGAGTACGGCCCGGACTTCCGCTACCGGCACTTCGCCGCGGTGAAGCGGCTGCCGACGATCCTGGTCGCCGGGGTCGGCATGGCCGGCCTGGTGGGGCTGGTGAAGCTGCCACCGACCCGGCGTTGGCTGCTCGGCCGGCTGGCCTCCGGTCAGGGTCCCACCGCCGAGCAGCGGGCGAAGTCCTGGTTCAAGGTCCGTTTCGTCGGCACCGGCGGTGGCCGGACGGTGCACACCGAGGTGGCCGGCGGCGACCCCGGCTACGACGAGACCGCCAAGATGCTCGCCGAGTCCGCTCTCTGCCTGGCCCTCGACGACCTGCCGCCCACCGCCGGCCAGGTCACCCCGGTCACCGCGATGGGCGACGCCCTCCTCGACCGGCTCACCCGCGCCGGCCTAACCTTCCGCGTGTTGAAGTAAGGAGGGGCCCCCTGTTAACGCCTCCGGTATGGCAGGGGCCCCCTGTTAACACCCGACGGTTGACCCTCGACCGGGTCGAGGGAACAGGATCTCCGGCGTGGAGAGCGAATTGCGCAGCATCGGCGAACTGGCCCGGGCCAGCGGCCTGACGGTGAGCGCGTTGCGGTTCTACGACCGCTGCGGCGTGCTCGTCCCGGCCCGGGTCGACCCGGCCACCGGCTACCGCTGGTACGCCGACGACCAGGTCGCCCCGGCCCGGCTGGTGGCCGGGCTGCGCCGGGTCGGGTTGCCGCTGGCCGAGATCGGCGCCGCGCTGCGGCACCGGTCGGAGCCGGCGGTGGTCGGCCGGCTGCTGGACGCGCACCTGCGCCGGCTGGAGGACGGCCTCGCCGATGCCCGCCGTGAGCTCTCCCGG
The Micromonospora sp. R77 DNA segment above includes these coding regions:
- a CDS encoding trans-acting enoyl reductase family protein, whose translation is MPDDRPYDLVLFGATGFTGALTAEYLARHAPAGLRWALAGRNPGKLAGVRDRLAAIDPALAELPLLTADVTDPASLRAVAEQARVVASTVGPYVHHGEPLVAACAAAGTDYLDITGEPEFVDLMYVRHHAEAVRTGARLVHACGFDSIPHDLGVWYTLKQLDTSGPVAVDGYVRAGGKFSAGTYHSALTAFSRTGEASRAAKERRAVEPRPEGRRVRAVPGKVGRSKEIGRWAVPLPTIDPQVVRRSAAACPEYGPDFRYRHFAAVKRLPTILVAGVGMAGLVGLVKLPPTRRWLLGRLASGQGPTAEQRAKSWFKVRFVGTGGGRTVHTEVAGGDPGYDETAKMLAESALCLALDDLPPTAGQVTPVTAMGDALLDRLTRAGLTFRVLK
- a CDS encoding zinc-dependent alcohol dehydrogenase — encoded protein: MRALCWTGVDELAVREVPDPELRNAHDMIVRVRRSATCGADLALLAGRTPFLTAGDVLGHEFLGEVVEVGPEVRRHRPGDRVVVCAAVSCGACWFCRQGLFACCDNGSTGTAATEAAWGQPTGGCYGHPGTLGGFAGSHAEYVRVPYADVGAFGVPEPVSDDRAVFASDAAPTGWMGAELGDVGPGDVVAVWGAGAIGQLTAGAALLRGAERVIVVDRYDDRLRMVERHVGAEPLNYRYVDVAAELRERSGGRGPDVCVEAVGGESAPPGRLGGGTDRPLALREAVHACRKGGTVVVLGTWTGFVDAFPLGAVMNKGLSVRSSRQHGQRWIPMLLDRMARDELRTEHLATHRLPLERGADGYALFRDRADGCVRAVFSP